One genomic region from Streptomyces sp. NBC_00582 encodes:
- a CDS encoding Eco29kI family restriction endonuclease, with protein sequence MSSEYTPASFDPLSTEQIANTVCETFERQPLVSMTTEIPRFEGSGLYALYYRGVDVALYLPLAGLQIPVYVGQATSNSATGARVRERFPLHSRLKQHRISIIEGGLPIDEFRFRALLLPDVHANLGENGLRVGYQPVWNSILTGFGSKEQGATTRQSRKSKWDTVHDGRRRTHGGVVHDVEALVLTVKAHIERRVDGYDALPWLHPSTETFLDLDAP encoded by the coding sequence ATGTCCTCCGAGTACACGCCCGCTTCGTTCGACCCGCTGTCGACCGAACAAATCGCGAACACCGTCTGCGAGACCTTCGAGCGCCAGCCCCTGGTTTCCATGACTACGGAGATCCCGAGGTTCGAGGGATCCGGGCTGTACGCGCTCTACTACCGTGGGGTCGACGTAGCCCTGTACCTGCCCCTAGCGGGCCTTCAGATCCCCGTGTACGTAGGGCAAGCCACTAGCAACAGCGCCACCGGGGCAAGGGTCCGGGAGCGGTTTCCTCTCCATAGCCGCCTCAAGCAGCACCGGATCTCGATCATCGAAGGCGGCCTCCCCATCGATGAGTTCCGGTTCCGGGCGCTGCTGCTGCCGGACGTGCACGCGAATCTGGGTGAGAACGGCCTGCGCGTCGGCTACCAGCCGGTGTGGAACAGCATCCTCACCGGGTTCGGCAGCAAGGAGCAGGGGGCGACGACCCGGCAGAGCCGGAAGAGCAAGTGGGACACAGTGCATGATGGGCGCCGGCGCACCCACGGGGGCGTCGTCCATGACGTCGAAGCCCTCGTCTTGACGGTCAAGGCACACATCGAGCGGCGGGTCGACGGATATGACGCTCTTCCGTGGTTGCACCCGAGCACCGAGACGTTCCTGGACCTCGACGCCCCCTGA
- a CDS encoding UvrD-helicase domain-containing protein yields the protein MADEVEVREGIRAALDARSNFLVEAGAGAGKTTALVEALLYLLNTRRSALEQAGKQIACITYTNVAKHQIKQRIADDPLVYVGTIHEFLWSLIQDHQRELLDALIEYNQGLPRPQDMAELASGLRIEYQDRGRRFADGKISHDEVLALASALIGSHSKLARIIAHRYPVVFVDEYQDTFSATVTLLLDHIATATGPACTVGFFGDSMQKIYNTGVGALERDDLITLTMHGNHRCAKPIVDVLNKIRPDLIQQPDPDKTAGEVRLILKLPGAEDENPVQRARTVLDTCGWPATGVKYLSLTHRSIAAAHGYPNLLQLYSKRGSHGRDDLLEGTEPYAQFMKSIEELCAAYEAQEYAHLTSLLGTGPLTIRKHSDKARINGILQEITAVRATGTVGDVLDAVTRAKLITPPGRVKSIERTIGAEGLDERAQRDADFAAGLRAIKYQEVVRLTEYRNELTPFSTQHGVKGDEFENVVVMIDDSAWNQFNVDRMLTGDDHRKERASRSRNLFYVCCSRAVRRLAVVFVTPLSPPSEAVARQWFSGATVHD from the coding sequence GTGGCTGATGAGGTAGAAGTCCGCGAAGGTATCCGCGCCGCCCTCGACGCCCGGAGCAACTTCCTCGTGGAAGCCGGGGCCGGCGCCGGCAAGACCACGGCCCTGGTGGAAGCCCTTCTCTACCTGCTCAACACCCGGCGGTCCGCCCTGGAACAGGCCGGTAAGCAGATCGCCTGCATCACCTACACCAACGTGGCCAAGCACCAGATCAAGCAGCGCATCGCTGACGACCCCCTGGTGTACGTCGGCACGATCCACGAGTTCCTGTGGAGTCTGATCCAAGATCATCAGCGCGAACTGCTGGACGCTCTCATCGAGTACAACCAAGGCTTGCCGCGCCCCCAGGACATGGCAGAACTCGCTTCCGGCCTCCGGATCGAGTACCAAGATCGGGGCCGGCGCTTCGCCGACGGGAAAATCTCCCACGACGAGGTCCTCGCGCTCGCATCCGCACTGATCGGCTCTCACTCCAAACTCGCGAGGATCATCGCCCACCGCTACCCGGTGGTCTTCGTCGACGAGTACCAGGACACCTTCTCTGCCACCGTCACCCTCCTCTTGGACCACATCGCCACGGCGACCGGACCCGCCTGCACCGTCGGCTTCTTCGGCGACTCCATGCAGAAGATCTACAACACCGGCGTCGGCGCCCTGGAGCGGGACGACCTGATCACGCTCACCATGCATGGCAACCACCGCTGCGCGAAGCCGATCGTCGACGTCCTGAACAAGATCCGACCCGACTTGATCCAGCAACCGGACCCCGACAAAACTGCAGGCGAGGTCCGCCTGATCCTCAAGCTGCCCGGCGCTGAGGACGAGAACCCGGTCCAGCGGGCCCGGACAGTGCTCGACACCTGCGGCTGGCCTGCGACGGGGGTCAAGTACCTGAGCCTGACGCACCGCAGCATCGCAGCCGCTCATGGCTACCCCAACCTCCTCCAGCTTTACAGCAAACGAGGGAGCCACGGGAGGGACGACCTTCTGGAGGGAACCGAGCCTTACGCCCAGTTCATGAAGAGCATCGAGGAGCTGTGCGCCGCCTACGAAGCCCAGGAGTACGCCCACCTCACTTCCCTGCTCGGCACAGGGCCTCTCACCATCCGCAAGCACTCGGACAAAGCCAGGATCAACGGCATACTCCAGGAGATCACCGCCGTCCGGGCCACGGGCACCGTTGGCGACGTCCTTGACGCCGTTACCCGCGCCAAGCTGATCACTCCGCCGGGCAGGGTCAAATCCATTGAACGCACCATCGGCGCGGAGGGCCTCGACGAACGTGCCCAAAGAGACGCCGACTTCGCGGCTGGCCTGCGCGCTATCAAATACCAGGAGGTTGTCCGTCTCACCGAGTACCGCAACGAGCTCACCCCCTTCTCCACCCAGCACGGCGTTAAGGGCGACGAGTTCGAGAACGTCGTGGTCATGATCGACGACAGCGCATGGAACCAGTTCAACGTCGACCGCATGCTCACCGGAGACGACCACCGCAAGGAACGAGCCTCCCGCTCCCGCAACCTCTTCTACGTCTGCTGCTCCCGGGCCGTCAGGCGCCTAGCGGTCGTCTTCGTGACTCCGCTCAGCCCGCCCAGCGAAGCAGTGGCACGGCAATGGTTCAGCGGCGCTACGGTCCACGACTAA
- a CDS encoding ATP-binding protein, whose protein sequence is MSTDAERAPLEEIDLTPSPQLLEALGDIPYKPWQCMAELIDNSFDDFLTDPDLTRGEPREVWITLPKPTDEDLFVSVIDNGRGMSREMLQNALRAGYSGKRRYGSLGLFGMGFNIATARLGNLTEVRTTRAGDPDWLVVEIDLRRLARNDSYKSPLRREPKDDPALHGTEVVVRRLRDEIAEDLKRPRRHAAIRADLGRVYSYLLRSENPVPGVPDGPMAGRGFKLKVNGKNVSPRLPCVWSASRTVTRQGREIPAIKPVDVRLAPALACMDCGHWQNPDLEFDRCVQCESEDLQLRERRIHGWIGVQRYLHESDFGIDFLRNGRKIRVGDRSLFSWENPDDGTLVPEYPVEVPANQGRIVGEIHLDHVPVGYQKLDFNRESREWRYAVTALRGEGPMRPKKAAALGYPPNTSHLGEIFKGYQENRPGTDCLIPGDGSKATHEAARDWGAKFHAGQAEYLSDEIWFTAVLAHDEARDNGGRAPSPTPGATGPRGSLSGRTGLTPLGAGGQTDADSEVQPVPPVAEPEPQPVETEEQRFARYRADSTRLFDLAGEVSLPRLGRRIVTVFDTHVPLLDDQERQVPSLARMGRGTSLEVYVYSEHPVFREYGRDPRDYALVEIAQTLHAFEPDGQKVTAVLADVTRQFPDQRVTESALRERAEAMTGRVRGLMEPIVPLKAAELWAALPEDARLRAEREAGRADASLDWPTVVKEGAFVAYLDTAGIAALVRVFPGDFLDGAVFKTSWAGWSDNEIKDRQVAQAVRPLEVVSEFLAEPGTKTRLELALARITFDMLDHNIVRSE, encoded by the coding sequence TTGTCGACCGACGCCGAGCGGGCGCCCCTTGAGGAGATCGACCTCACGCCCTCGCCGCAGTTGCTGGAGGCGTTGGGGGACATCCCCTACAAGCCCTGGCAGTGCATGGCTGAGCTGATCGACAACTCTTTCGATGACTTCCTGACCGACCCGGACCTCACACGCGGAGAGCCCCGGGAGGTCTGGATCACTCTTCCGAAGCCGACCGACGAAGACCTCTTCGTTAGCGTGATCGACAACGGTCGCGGTATGAGCCGCGAGATGCTCCAGAACGCGCTCCGAGCCGGCTACAGCGGCAAGCGCCGCTACGGCAGCCTGGGGCTGTTCGGCATGGGCTTCAACATCGCCACCGCGCGGCTTGGGAATCTGACCGAGGTACGGACGACCCGCGCGGGAGACCCCGACTGGCTGGTTGTGGAGATCGACCTGCGGCGGCTCGCCCGCAACGACAGCTACAAGTCGCCTCTTCGCCGTGAGCCGAAGGACGATCCCGCGCTGCACGGCACGGAGGTCGTCGTCCGCCGCCTCCGGGACGAGATCGCCGAAGACCTCAAGCGCCCCCGCCGGCACGCGGCGATCCGCGCCGACCTCGGACGCGTGTACTCCTACCTGCTCCGTAGTGAGAACCCCGTGCCCGGAGTCCCCGACGGCCCCATGGCTGGGCGCGGCTTCAAGCTCAAGGTCAACGGCAAGAACGTGTCGCCCCGGCTCCCCTGCGTATGGTCGGCATCACGAACAGTCACCAGGCAGGGCCGCGAGATCCCGGCGATCAAACCCGTCGACGTCCGTCTGGCGCCCGCCCTCGCCTGCATGGACTGTGGTCACTGGCAGAACCCGGACCTCGAGTTCGACCGTTGCGTTCAGTGCGAGAGCGAAGACCTGCAGCTGCGCGAGCGACGTATCCACGGCTGGATCGGCGTCCAGCGGTACCTTCACGAGAGCGACTTCGGCATCGACTTCCTTCGCAACGGCAGGAAGATCCGGGTCGGGGACCGCTCTTTGTTCTCGTGGGAGAACCCGGACGACGGCACCCTCGTCCCGGAGTACCCGGTGGAGGTTCCGGCCAACCAGGGACGCATCGTAGGCGAGATCCACCTCGACCATGTTCCGGTGGGCTATCAGAAGCTGGACTTCAACCGTGAGAGCCGCGAGTGGCGGTACGCGGTGACAGCCCTGCGAGGTGAGGGCCCGATGCGCCCGAAGAAGGCCGCCGCGCTTGGCTACCCGCCAAACACCTCCCACCTCGGCGAGATCTTCAAGGGGTATCAGGAGAACCGCCCCGGCACGGATTGCCTCATCCCTGGCGACGGAAGCAAGGCGACGCACGAGGCGGCCCGCGACTGGGGCGCGAAGTTCCACGCTGGCCAGGCCGAGTACCTCTCGGACGAGATCTGGTTCACGGCCGTACTCGCCCACGACGAGGCTCGCGATAACGGTGGCCGAGCCCCGAGCCCGACCCCCGGCGCCACCGGGCCTCGCGGCTCGTTGTCCGGGCGCACGGGCTTGACTCCTCTGGGCGCTGGGGGCCAGACGGATGCCGACAGTGAGGTGCAGCCCGTCCCTCCCGTGGCTGAGCCCGAGCCACAGCCGGTGGAGACGGAGGAGCAGCGGTTCGCCCGGTACCGTGCTGACTCGACCCGGCTGTTCGACCTCGCGGGCGAGGTGAGCCTTCCTCGCTTGGGGCGGCGGATCGTGACGGTCTTTGATACCCACGTGCCCCTCCTTGATGATCAGGAACGTCAGGTTCCTTCCCTGGCCCGGATGGGGCGCGGAACCAGCCTGGAGGTCTACGTCTACAGCGAGCACCCGGTGTTCCGGGAGTACGGGCGCGACCCGCGTGACTACGCGCTGGTGGAGATCGCGCAGACACTACACGCCTTCGAACCCGATGGGCAGAAGGTGACGGCGGTCCTCGCTGACGTCACCCGGCAGTTTCCGGACCAGCGGGTCACCGAGTCCGCGCTGCGTGAGAGGGCCGAGGCCATGACCGGCCGAGTCCGGGGCCTGATGGAGCCGATCGTCCCGCTGAAGGCAGCCGAGTTGTGGGCTGCCCTCCCTGAGGACGCTCGCCTCCGCGCCGAGCGTGAAGCGGGTCGGGCCGACGCCTCCCTCGACTGGCCGACGGTGGTCAAGGAGGGCGCGTTCGTGGCGTACCTCGACACGGCCGGCATCGCGGCGCTCGTACGAGTTTTCCCGGGCGATTTCCTCGACGGCGCGGTGTTCAAGACCTCCTGGGCCGGCTGGTCAGACAACGAGATCAAGGACCGCCAGGTGGCGCAGGCTGTGCGACCGCTTGAGGTCGTGAGTGAGTTCCTGGCCGAACCGGGGACGAAGACCCGGCTGGAGCTGGCGCTGGCCAGGATCACCTTCGACATGCTCGACCACAACATCGTCCGCTCGGAGTGA
- a CDS encoding very short patch repair endonuclease, with protein sequence MYRRTRRIRAYLRWSKDGKTQERYVCEVEHASRGENLAEAWQRAKDRGLLAVETLPPESTASSPEVRAAMRANRGKDTGPELALRKLLYQRGLRYRVNARPLVEIRRKADLVFPGDRVAVFVDGCFWHGCPDHYRPAVKNADFWREKIDGNRARDAETNEKLLAAGWRVIRVWEHEDPTRAADEIEQQLRRWRAAGVRRGATAAGR encoded by the coding sequence TTGTACCGGCGGACGCGGCGCATCCGGGCGTATCTGCGCTGGTCGAAGGATGGCAAGACTCAAGAGAGGTACGTCTGCGAGGTTGAGCACGCGTCCAGAGGCGAGAATCTGGCGGAGGCGTGGCAACGCGCGAAGGACAGAGGACTGTTGGCGGTGGAGACACTCCCGCCCGAGTCAACCGCCTCCTCGCCTGAGGTCCGGGCTGCCATGCGTGCTAACCGCGGCAAGGACACTGGCCCCGAGCTGGCGTTGCGGAAGCTGCTCTATCAGCGCGGACTGCGCTATCGAGTCAACGCCAGGCCGCTCGTCGAGATCCGCCGCAAGGCGGACTTGGTCTTTCCCGGTGACCGCGTCGCGGTCTTCGTCGACGGCTGTTTCTGGCATGGCTGCCCCGACCACTACCGCCCGGCGGTCAAGAACGCGGACTTCTGGCGAGAGAAGATCGACGGCAACCGGGCCAGAGACGCCGAGACCAACGAGAAGTTGCTCGCAGCTGGGTGGAGAGTGATCCGAGTCTGGGAGCACGAAGATCCGACCCGGGCCGCAGACGAGATCGAGCAACAGCTCCGGCGGTGGCGAGCCGCCGGAGTCCGGCGGGGTGCTACAGCGGCCGGCCGCTGA
- a CDS encoding DNA cytosine methyltransferase: MVDQPKKTKKPRTSVELFAGGGGLAMAVHQAGFRPLLFNEFNKRACETLVASARKTLGADGVERVEDTKPEPPRPGRPAPLYPGDVRDLDMTAFQGKVDVLAGGPPCQPFSAGGVAKGDEDKRNMFPAMFKAVREIRPKAVICENVRGLRRPSFADYFQYIQNELTLPFEKRDDEVSWESHNEHLQGIIGGLPENDTDPDHYKVVMVPVNAADYGVPQIRNRIVLVAFRADIPVDIEAFEKYVNTPQFSDTALWRSMLDEDGPYWRRHSDVTPRAKERARAWARAKLPKPTKEEDPKIRPWRTLRDAIQGYGTDVKLPALPPVDLTRLDEKFDFGKEIGVVDHIGWPGARIYQGHTPNELDRPAKTVKAGVHGVPGGESVVLLDTGYADRTSPDGWTHHHRYMTVRETARAMTFPDEWLGSGPRGEQMRQLGNAVPVVLGEFFANAVADALSAAGH; encoded by the coding sequence ATGGTTGACCAGCCCAAAAAGACGAAGAAGCCGCGGACGAGTGTTGAGCTGTTCGCGGGCGGGGGTGGCCTTGCCATGGCGGTCCACCAGGCGGGCTTCCGCCCGCTCCTGTTCAACGAGTTCAACAAGCGCGCGTGCGAGACGCTCGTGGCGAGCGCCCGGAAGACGCTGGGCGCGGACGGGGTCGAACGCGTCGAGGATACGAAGCCCGAGCCTCCCAGGCCCGGGCGGCCCGCGCCGCTTTACCCCGGGGACGTCCGGGACCTTGACATGACGGCATTCCAGGGGAAGGTGGATGTCCTGGCCGGCGGCCCGCCGTGCCAGCCGTTCAGCGCCGGCGGCGTCGCCAAGGGCGACGAGGACAAGCGCAACATGTTCCCGGCCATGTTCAAGGCCGTCCGTGAGATCCGGCCCAAGGCAGTCATCTGCGAGAACGTCCGCGGTCTGCGGCGGCCATCCTTCGCGGACTACTTCCAGTACATCCAGAACGAACTGACGCTCCCCTTCGAGAAGCGGGACGACGAGGTCAGCTGGGAATCGCACAATGAGCACCTGCAGGGCATCATCGGCGGGCTCCCCGAGAACGACACCGATCCCGACCATTACAAGGTCGTGATGGTGCCTGTGAACGCGGCGGACTACGGGGTGCCCCAGATCCGTAACCGCATCGTGCTCGTGGCCTTCCGTGCCGACATTCCGGTTGATATCGAGGCATTCGAGAAGTACGTCAACACGCCTCAGTTCTCGGACACCGCCCTGTGGCGCTCGATGCTCGATGAGGACGGACCGTACTGGCGGCGCCACTCGGACGTGACTCCGCGAGCGAAAGAACGGGCGCGTGCGTGGGCTCGGGCCAAGCTGCCGAAGCCGACCAAGGAAGAAGACCCCAAGATCAGGCCATGGCGCACGCTGCGTGACGCCATCCAGGGCTACGGCACCGATGTCAAACTCCCGGCGCTTCCGCCAGTGGACCTCACCCGTCTCGACGAGAAGTTCGACTTCGGCAAGGAGATCGGCGTCGTCGACCACATCGGCTGGCCGGGCGCGCGTATCTACCAGGGGCACACACCGAACGAGCTCGACAGGCCCGCCAAGACGGTCAAGGCCGGCGTGCACGGTGTGCCCGGTGGAGAGTCCGTCGTGCTGCTCGACACTGGTTATGCGGACCGCACATCACCGGACGGGTGGACCCATCATCACCGCTACATGACGGTTCGGGAGACGGCTCGGGCGATGACATTCCCCGATGAATGGCTGGGCTCCGGCCCCCGCGGGGAGCAGATGCGCCAGCTCGGCAACGCCGTCCCGGTCGTTCTCGGTGAGTTCTTCGCCAACGCCGTCGCCGACGCCCTTTCAGCGGCTGGACACTGA
- a CDS encoding AbrB/MazE/SpoVT family DNA-binding domain-containing protein — protein sequence MIRSPSEVVVDEHGTVALPMSILAEAGINPGETLLAFSEGDGRIVLRRLEDSITDLLSGRPL from the coding sequence ATGATCCGCTCCCCGTCCGAAGTCGTCGTCGACGAGCACGGTACCGTCGCCCTGCCCATGAGCATCCTCGCCGAGGCCGGAATCAATCCTGGTGAGACCCTGCTGGCGTTCAGCGAGGGTGACGGCAGGATCGTCCTTCGACGTCTGGAGGACAGCATCACGGACCTACTCAGCGGCCGGCCGCTGTAG
- a CDS encoding ATP-dependent nuclease, producing the protein MQLTCAKVTNFRALQDVEVKIDKKATLVVGRNNSGKTSFANLFDKFFGSDDSKFVLEDLSVSKIKGIKSAVEAYRTARAVPEDSSETREEQLKAAEELIPAISLQVVIAYTVEDDLALLSGIILDLDEDCLEARLEAVLSVKRPRDLLEQVDAALTRQGPAFDWGKFLRKNFSTFYAPSYWAVSALDPNVRREITPAAARRVLSVKSIHAQPRIDDVPADRARTLSKTFESFYKANSADEERNQNIEGIEQALAVASKDIDVSYGLLFRPILDELRTFGVGTIAPLQTPEIISLIESGDILRGSTRIQYASPGSDHPLPEGHNGLGYSKLISTVVQVIGFYHAYLRLKPRPALQLLFIEEPEAHLHPQMQEVFISNINRLLEREEWAVQAVLTTHSSHIVASSGFGAVRYFDCNGPALKVKDLSDFEHTTKQQTNGKTTLQFLAQYMHTHRCDMFFADRIILIEGTAERLLLRAMISKCAPELANQYISIIEVGDAYAARFKTLLEFLGVPALVITDLDSVDPATKKRCAPDTGGALTSNATLKDWVPKLSEVKALLQAPAEAKVCGNVRVAYEMPEADGGPCGRSFEDAMIIANADMFARNLGTLALKNAFTSEVGIMPSPEAIAAAAFPIAERLSRKKTDFAFDMVLTEGWTVPRYIREGLQWLMR; encoded by the coding sequence GTGCAGCTGACCTGTGCCAAAGTGACGAACTTCCGCGCGCTGCAGGACGTAGAGGTGAAGATCGACAAGAAGGCCACGCTCGTAGTGGGCCGGAACAACAGCGGCAAGACGTCCTTTGCCAACCTCTTCGACAAGTTCTTCGGCAGCGACGACAGCAAGTTTGTACTGGAGGACCTGTCCGTCAGCAAGATCAAGGGGATCAAGTCGGCCGTGGAGGCCTACCGCACCGCCCGGGCCGTTCCGGAGGACAGCAGCGAGACCCGCGAAGAGCAGTTGAAGGCAGCGGAAGAGCTCATCCCTGCCATCAGTCTGCAGGTCGTCATCGCCTACACCGTGGAGGACGACCTCGCCTTGTTGTCCGGGATCATCCTGGACCTGGACGAGGATTGCCTGGAGGCCCGGCTCGAAGCGGTCCTGAGTGTGAAGCGGCCGCGCGACCTTCTCGAGCAAGTGGACGCTGCCCTGACCCGGCAAGGCCCGGCCTTTGACTGGGGCAAGTTCCTCCGCAAGAACTTTTCCACCTTCTACGCCCCTTCCTACTGGGCGGTCTCTGCCCTGGACCCGAACGTCCGCCGGGAGATCACGCCGGCTGCGGCGCGCAGGGTGCTGTCGGTAAAGTCCATCCACGCCCAGCCCCGTATCGACGACGTCCCCGCAGACCGGGCCCGCACGTTGTCCAAGACCTTCGAGAGCTTCTACAAGGCGAACAGCGCCGACGAGGAACGCAATCAGAACATTGAGGGCATCGAGCAGGCGCTGGCCGTCGCTTCAAAGGACATCGACGTCAGCTACGGCCTGTTGTTCCGACCCATCCTCGACGAACTGCGGACCTTCGGTGTGGGCACTATCGCTCCGCTGCAAACGCCGGAGATCATCTCGCTGATCGAGTCCGGGGATATTCTCCGCGGCAGCACCCGCATCCAGTACGCCTCACCTGGGAGCGACCATCCGCTGCCTGAGGGGCACAACGGCCTCGGCTACAGCAAGCTCATCAGCACTGTGGTCCAGGTCATCGGCTTTTACCACGCCTACCTGCGCTTGAAGCCCCGACCGGCCCTACAACTGCTCTTCATCGAGGAACCCGAAGCCCACCTGCACCCCCAGATGCAGGAAGTCTTCATCAGCAACATCAACCGCCTCTTGGAGAGGGAAGAGTGGGCCGTCCAGGCGGTCCTGACCACCCATTCCTCGCACATTGTCGCGAGTAGCGGTTTTGGTGCCGTGCGCTACTTCGACTGCAACGGTCCCGCCCTCAAGGTCAAGGACCTCTCCGACTTCGAGCACACCACCAAGCAGCAGACCAACGGGAAGACGACCCTTCAGTTCCTCGCCCAGTACATGCACACGCACCGCTGCGACATGTTCTTCGCCGACCGCATCATCTTGATCGAGGGAACCGCTGAACGGCTCCTCCTCCGCGCCATGATCAGCAAGTGTGCGCCTGAACTGGCAAACCAGTACATCTCGATCATTGAGGTCGGCGATGCATACGCCGCCCGGTTCAAGACTCTCCTGGAGTTCCTCGGCGTCCCGGCGCTGGTAATCACCGACCTCGACTCGGTAGACCCCGCCACCAAAAAACGCTGCGCGCCCGACACCGGCGGTGCTCTCACCTCCAATGCCACCCTCAAGGATTGGGTGCCGAAGCTCAGTGAGGTCAAGGCGCTCCTGCAGGCCCCGGCAGAGGCGAAAGTCTGCGGGAACGTACGCGTCGCCTACGAGATGCCGGAAGCGGACGGGGGGCCGTGCGGGCGCAGCTTCGAGGACGCCATGATCATTGCCAACGCTGACATGTTCGCCCGCAACCTGGGCACCCTGGCCCTCAAGAACGCCTTCACCAGCGAGGTCGGCATCATGCCGAGCCCCGAGGCCATCGCTGCCGCCGCCTTCCCCATCGCCGAGCGACTGAGCCGCAAGAAAACCGACTTCGCGTTCGACATGGTCCTCACGGAGGGCTGGACGGTCCCCCGCTATATCCGGGAAGGCCTGCAGTGGCTGATGAGGTAG
- a CDS encoding tyrosine-type recombinase/integrase: MESSVYEGNDGWWHGRVTMGVKDDGSPDRRHRRARTETEVKRKVRELEDLRDKARAPKAGRKPTVEQWMTTYLTDIASLKLKPRSLDDYWSKTRNDIVPGIGKHRLDKLEPEHLERMYRVMLDEGHAPSHVLKVHRILSRALKIAHRRRLVVENVATLVDPPTVDETEANPFTTEEAKAFLRAAAKRPTFMRWCVGVGMGFRQGETLGLRWPYVDFDNELFRPEWQLQRLTWRHGCEDPHACGTKFHRFEPCPPDCRTHKGYKRGCPKPCPQGCTGHARACPDRKGGGLVFTRPKTKKSRNAVPIPPPFIPYLREHQAQQQKARAAAGDAWEETKLVFTRPDGRPLDPRQDWEEFKELLAEAGIDDRRLYDGSRHTAGTILNELGVDMPTIMEILRHTQISQTRRYVKGRSHLSKDAMRRMGNTFMPSPAPAPEPQPEPRPEPSVETSIETRDSRTARAQRRRRIR, encoded by the coding sequence ATGGAGTCGTCCGTCTACGAGGGCAATGACGGTTGGTGGCATGGTCGCGTCACCATGGGAGTCAAGGACGACGGCAGCCCCGACCGGCGCCACCGCCGGGCCCGGACGGAAACCGAAGTGAAGCGCAAGGTCCGCGAGTTGGAGGACCTGCGGGACAAGGCACGCGCCCCCAAGGCAGGCCGGAAGCCGACCGTAGAGCAGTGGATGACCACCTACCTCACCGACATCGCATCCCTGAAGCTCAAGCCGCGCTCACTGGATGACTACTGGTCCAAGACCAGGAACGACATCGTGCCCGGCATCGGCAAACACCGTCTCGACAAGCTTGAGCCGGAGCACCTGGAACGGATGTACCGCGTCATGCTCGACGAGGGCCACGCACCCTCACACGTGCTGAAGGTGCATCGCATCCTGTCCCGTGCCCTGAAAATCGCTCACCGCCGGCGCCTCGTTGTCGAGAACGTGGCCACCCTCGTTGACCCGCCCACGGTCGACGAGACGGAGGCGAACCCGTTCACGACGGAAGAGGCAAAGGCGTTCTTGAGAGCCGCCGCGAAGCGCCCCACGTTCATGCGCTGGTGTGTCGGTGTCGGCATGGGTTTCCGGCAGGGCGAGACCCTCGGTCTGAGGTGGCCGTACGTCGACTTCGACAACGAACTCTTCCGCCCGGAGTGGCAGCTACAGCGGCTGACGTGGCGCCACGGCTGCGAGGACCCGCACGCGTGCGGCACCAAGTTCCACCGGTTCGAGCCCTGCCCGCCGGACTGCCGGACCCACAAGGGCTACAAGCGCGGTTGCCCGAAGCCGTGCCCGCAGGGCTGCACAGGCCATGCCCGCGCATGCCCCGACCGCAAGGGCGGCGGCTTGGTCTTCACACGCCCCAAGACCAAGAAGAGCCGGAACGCCGTACCCATCCCGCCGCCGTTCATCCCCTACCTGCGCGAGCACCAGGCGCAGCAGCAGAAAGCGCGCGCCGCAGCTGGCGACGCGTGGGAGGAAACCAAGCTGGTCTTTACCCGCCCGGACGGCCGTCCCCTCGACCCGCGGCAGGACTGGGAAGAGTTCAAGGAACTGTTGGCGGAAGCCGGGATCGACGACCGGCGCCTGTACGACGGGAGCCGCCACACCGCCGGGACGATCCTGAACGAACTCGGGGTGGACATGCCCACGATCATGGAGATACTCCGGCACACCCAGATCAGTCAGACCCGCCGGTACGTGAAGGGGCGCTCACACCTGTCGAAGGACGCCATGCGTCGCATGGGCAATACCTTCATGCCCAGCCCGGCACCCGCCCCGGAGCCGCAGCCGGAGCCCCGCCCCGAACCGTCCGTTGAGACCAGCATTGAGACCAGGGACAGCCGCACGGCCCGCGCACAACGCCGTCGCCGCATCCGCTGA